A region from the Branchiostoma lanceolatum isolate klBraLanc5 chromosome 2, klBraLanc5.hap2, whole genome shotgun sequence genome encodes:
- the LOC136427347 gene encoding uncharacterized protein C9orf85 homolog — translation MSSQRGNVGRSRPQKYKNSMAFRNNLHDQSQKTKKLNAMVVGGLCAHCKSVIDWKIKYKKYKPLSQPKKCVKCEQKTVKQAYTMMCMPCARTADVCAKCGKGEEVVTPALTPAEEAARDAELQQELKFMSERQRRTFMRKGGDIDGMPSSVGNTEDSEDDNSNDSEDEKLLEKPDNVSDKESVVKDSKSTENTQSEDIGQQNNLGEKEDMAAGIDNAAEKCEQLSI, via the exons ATGAGTTCACAAAGAGGAAATGTTGGGCGCTCACGCCCGCAAAAGTACAAGAATTCAATGGCCTTCAGGAACAACTTACACGATCAGAGTCAGAAGACCAAGAAACTGAACGCCATGGTGGTGGGAGGGTTGTGCGCGCACTGCAAATCCGTCATCGACTGGAAGATCAAGTACAAGAAGTACAAACCGTTGTCTCAGCCCAAGAAATGTGTCAAGTGTGAACAGAAGACTGTGAAACAGGCCTACACCATGATGTGTATGCCATGTGCAA GGACTGCTGATGTCTGTGCCAAGTGTGGTAAGGGTGAAGAAGTGGTGACTCCAGCCCTGACTCCGGCAGAAGAGGCTGCGAGGGATGCTGAGCTCCAGCAGGAGTTGAAGTTCATGTCCGAGAGGCAGCGTAGAACCTTCATGCGCAAGGGAGGGGATATAGACGGAATGCCCTCATCAGTGGGCAACACGGAGGACAGCGAAGATGACAATAGTAATGATTCAGAAGATGAAAAGCTTCTTGAGAAGCCTGACAATGTTTCTGACAAGGAGTCAGTTGTCAAAGATTCTAAAAGCACTGAAAACACTCAGTCTGAAGATATAGGTCAGCAGAACAATTTGGGAGAAAAGGAAGATATGGCAGCAGGTATTGACAATGCTGCAGAAAAATGTGAACAACTTTCTATATGA
- the LOC136427348 gene encoding COMM domain-containing protein 1-like, which yields MADSSKSFLGLLTGLARRTYYGDKNITDDFLKEELYPEMPEGDFEALLSKCNGLIKSMVSADMDFKQLEAFATSQTKRKQGGITEEEAQMLTKFWKTHKSKIHQVVVSRCAWNNKLKDVSWRIDLKMQAKHVDQINQPTAIVEMQVQNGDQKESNVVRFEMDEERLSKVVKDIEKIEEQINAHCQK from the exons ATGGCTGACTCGAGCAAAAGTTTTCTCGGTCTTTTGACCGGCCTGGCTAGAAGGACCTACTATGGCGATAAGAACATCACAGACGACTTTCTGAAGGAAGAATTGTATCCAGAGATGCCAGAGGGTGACTTTGAAGCATTGTTGTCAAAGTGCAACGGCTTGATAAAG AGCATGGTGTCAGCTGACATGGACTTCAAGCAATTGGAGGCATTCGCCACGTCTCAGACAAAACGGAAGCAAGGCGGAATCACGGAGGAGGAGGCCCAGATGCTGACCAAGTTctggaaaacacacaagtcAAAGATCCACCAGGTTGTTGTCAGCAG ATGTGCATGGAACAACAAACTGAAGGATGTGAGCTGGAGGATTGACCTGAAGATGCAGGCGAAACATGTGGACCAGATCAACCAGCCCACAGCTATTGTGGAGATGCAGGTGCAGAATGGGGACCAAAAG GAGTCTAATGTTGTCAGGTTTGAGATGGATGAAGAGAGGTTATCCAAGGTCGTCAAAGACATAGAGAAGATAGAGGAACAGATAAATGCCCACTGTCAAAAATAA
- the LOC136427345 gene encoding uncharacterized protein isoform X2, producing MMNFFSVGLGGHRTESTNMETSEIIKNDRKYDDIGFQSNELSNLTDPVETEVTRRPQGVYALPFARVSKTVKRSRKEEEDDAEVNPSNETFDWDAIGCDESSSFFDNSSTLDDLLGVKSSQRVNRDASTSSKARHWFDRKDLPHPSKLRSSGRDKKRRRRDDNHVQNHVAQLKKKRTDFDCFRLASINARDVKARAKRDSDISVQDAENFQPHTYSVKSTRDKESYRGLESLSPAWSIPGHFRTPGVQQVPTMSPAESNFLQYSTDLEGGSAGNPCFDQASYWTEATQVMQPQQSYHQQYSSDVQSSTCIINPDPLGILATMRQRGPEVFQRFMNLYTEE from the exons atgatGAATTTTTTTAGCGTTGGACTTGGAGGACACCGGACCGAATCTACGAACATGGAAACTTCAGAAATTataaaaaatgacagaaaatacgACGATATTGGTTTCCAGAGCAATGAACTTTCAAATTTGACTGATCCTGTTGAGACTGAGGTCACAAGGAGACCACAAGGTGTCTATGCACTTCCATTTGCAAG GGTGTCCAAAACTGTAAAGCGGTCCAgaaaggaggaggaagatgatgCTGAGGTCAACCCAAGTAATGAGACATTTGACTGGGATGCCATCGGATGTGATGAGTCGTC GTCTTTCTTTGACAATTCCTCAACTCTGGATGATTTACTTGGAGTG AAGTCAAGTCAAAGGGTGAACAGGGATGCATCCACATCCTCAAAAGCGAGACACTGGTTTGACAGAAAGGACTTGCCTCATCCCAGCAAGTTGCGATCATCAGGTAGAGacaagaagaggaggaggagagatgACAACCATGTACAGAATCACGTTGCTCAACTGAAAAAGAAGCGGACAGACTTTGACTG TTTCAGATTGGCTTCAATAAATGCCAGGGACGTAAAGGCAAGGGCCAAAAGAGATAGTGACATCTCAGTTCAAGATGCAGAGAATTTTCAACCACATACGTACAGTGTGAAGTCAACTAGGGACAAGGAGAGTTACAGAGGTCTTGAGTCACTATCACCTGCATGGAGTATACCTGGCCACTTCAGGACACCTGGGGTACAGCAG GTTCCAACAATGTCTCCGGCTGAGTCCAACTTCCTGCAGTACAGCACAGATCTGGAAGGTGGCAGTGCTGGAAATCCCTGCTTTGATCAG GCATCCTACTGGACAGAGGCAACACAAGTTATGCAGCCCCAACAAAGCTATCACCAACAGTATTCCTCAG ATGTTCAATCTTCCACTTGCATCATCAATCCTGACCCACTTGGGATCTTGGCCACAATGCGTCAGCGAGGGCCTGAGGTCTTTCAGAGATTCATGAACTTATACACAGAGGAGTAA
- the LOC136427345 gene encoding uncharacterized protein isoform X1, translating to MMNFFSVGLGGHRTESTNMETSEIIKNDRKYDDIGFQSNELSNLTDPVETEVTRRPQGVYALPFARVSKTVKRSRKEEEDDAEVNPSNETFDWDAIGCDESSSFFDNSSTLDDLLGVKSSQRVNRDASTSSKARHWFDRKDLPHPSKLRSSGRDKKRRRRDDNHVQNHVAQLKKKRTDFDCFRLASINARDVKARAKRDSDISVQDAENFQPHTYSVKSTRDKESYRGLESLSPAWSIPGHFRTPGVQQVPTMSPAESNFLQYSTDLEGGSAGNPCFDQASYWTEATQVMQPQQSYHQQYSSEACLTIPEEQHHFQYSVEPRQKTQVSSLSSADVQSSTCIINPDPLGILATMRQRGPEVFQRFMNLYTEE from the exons atgatGAATTTTTTTAGCGTTGGACTTGGAGGACACCGGACCGAATCTACGAACATGGAAACTTCAGAAATTataaaaaatgacagaaaatacgACGATATTGGTTTCCAGAGCAATGAACTTTCAAATTTGACTGATCCTGTTGAGACTGAGGTCACAAGGAGACCACAAGGTGTCTATGCACTTCCATTTGCAAG GGTGTCCAAAACTGTAAAGCGGTCCAgaaaggaggaggaagatgatgCTGAGGTCAACCCAAGTAATGAGACATTTGACTGGGATGCCATCGGATGTGATGAGTCGTC GTCTTTCTTTGACAATTCCTCAACTCTGGATGATTTACTTGGAGTG AAGTCAAGTCAAAGGGTGAACAGGGATGCATCCACATCCTCAAAAGCGAGACACTGGTTTGACAGAAAGGACTTGCCTCATCCCAGCAAGTTGCGATCATCAGGTAGAGacaagaagaggaggaggagagatgACAACCATGTACAGAATCACGTTGCTCAACTGAAAAAGAAGCGGACAGACTTTGACTG TTTCAGATTGGCTTCAATAAATGCCAGGGACGTAAAGGCAAGGGCCAAAAGAGATAGTGACATCTCAGTTCAAGATGCAGAGAATTTTCAACCACATACGTACAGTGTGAAGTCAACTAGGGACAAGGAGAGTTACAGAGGTCTTGAGTCACTATCACCTGCATGGAGTATACCTGGCCACTTCAGGACACCTGGGGTACAGCAG GTTCCAACAATGTCTCCGGCTGAGTCCAACTTCCTGCAGTACAGCACAGATCTGGAAGGTGGCAGTGCTGGAAATCCCTGCTTTGATCAG GCATCCTACTGGACAGAGGCAACACAAGTTATGCAGCCCCAACAAAGCTATCACCAACAGTATTCCTCAG AAGCTTGCCTGACAATCCCTGAGGAACAGCACCACTTCCAATATTCTGTGGAGCCTAGACAGAAAACACAAGTTTCCTCTCTATCCTCAGCAGATGTTCAATCTTCCACTTGCATCATCAATCCTGACCCACTTGGGATCTTGGCCACAATGCGTCAGCGAGGGCCTGAGGTCTTTCAGAGATTCATGAACTTATACACAGAGGAGTAA